A genomic stretch from Asterias rubens chromosome 7, eAstRub1.3, whole genome shotgun sequence includes:
- the LOC117293057 gene encoding caspase-7-like — MTHVSRGKAIIVNNVNFSRESGMTKRAGSEKDADELTDVLRMLGFSTERYNDVTCLQLIRIFQSVSTEDHSDYDCFMFAIMTHGTDGAVYCTDGVISPDEIMQELKGDRCPTLTGKPKIFFIQACRGQLFDGGVTVAVEETDDTDSGIPRRPSLVIPAEADFLVAYSSPPGYYSWRNISSGAWFIQALIRILKDAGTSLEINQLLTRVSYTVAYEYISSSSVPDFNQKKQMPFYTSTLTKELFFRPKNNHAIQS, encoded by the exons ATGACACACGTGTCACGAGGCAAAGCCATCATAGTCAACAATGTGAACTTTTCGCGGGAATCTGGAATGACGAAAAGGGCGGGAAGCGAGAAAGATGCAGACGAACTCACGGATGTTTTACGGATGCTTGGATTTAGTACTGAGCGATACAATGACGTCACGTGTCTTCAGCTGATTCGGATATTTCAAAGTG TATCCACTGAAGACCACAGCGACTACGACTGTTTTATGTTTGCGATTATGACACACGGTACAGACGGTGCGGTGTACTGCACTGACGGTGTAATATCCCCAGATGAGATCATGCAAGAGTTAAAAGGAGATCGATGTCCAACGTTGACTGGAAAACCCAAAATCTTTTTCATCCAG GCCTGTCGTGGCCAACTGTTTGATGGTGGAGTGACAGTTGCAGTGGAGGAGACAGACGATACAGACAGCGGCATACCACGGCGTCCATCTCTAGTGATTCCCGCTGAGGCAGACTTTCTCGTGGCCTACTCTTCACCCCCAG gttaTTATTCCTGGAGGAACATATCATCTGGTGCCTGGTTCATCCAAGCTCTAATCAGGATCCTCAAAGATGCTGGAACATCGCTAGAAATTAACCAACTCCTCACAAGGGTTAGTTACACAGTAGCTTACGAATATATTTCAAGTTCGTCTGTACCAGACTTCAACCAGAAGAAACAAATGCCATTCTACACGTCCACTCTGACCAAAGAGCTGTTCTTCAGGCCGAAAAATAATCACGCCATTCAAAGTTGA